The following coding sequences lie in one Myxococcus xanthus genomic window:
- a CDS encoding TolC family protein, with product MRLRFTLALLATTCSGCELIRPVVVKPPPTPSSYSTAVDLRAEPPPPSSAPEGGVPSPQPSKEGVPAQPAERVTQDSVWWSAFADPALDTAIQECFSDNLVLREVRELIYENQLDPNVPQGWWYPLQVGILNPAGLRHVVANANLPPAPPTRAEYNVATAGFGVTYQVDLFGALGAQRRAGLNFAEQQRQLTEGRVQDLAVRITQIWFDILEARALRDLTLRQIDYNKELLLLIRARFEQHLTPRLVVLQQEQLLVNLESQVPLIATRNALLNSELKALLGRVPTPADDVIPLDRQLPDLPPPPKLGTPGDLNVNTPEMRLAELRVAEVEHRINANLASWLPTIQLVGNVGALKVGLSEPALAESVVGVNLTWALFDGRRVTEYMRLPIQLQRREIQYQLALHTAIGRVQDAVVREENEATSLRSLRAQVQLGRQLLDEARRLFEQGHSDYLTVLTALTNLVGLERASLQAQRLLLNHRVEVYRSLGGTWSRDVTLKRE from the coding sequence ATGAGACTTCGATTTACGCTCGCCCTCCTCGCGACGACCTGCTCCGGTTGCGAGCTGATCCGTCCCGTCGTCGTCAAACCGCCTCCGACGCCGAGCAGCTACTCGACCGCCGTCGATCTGCGCGCCGAGCCGCCCCCACCGTCCAGCGCACCCGAGGGCGGGGTTCCAAGCCCGCAGCCGTCGAAGGAGGGCGTGCCCGCGCAGCCAGCCGAGCGCGTCACCCAGGACTCAGTCTGGTGGTCGGCGTTCGCCGATCCGGCTCTCGACACGGCCATCCAGGAGTGCTTCAGCGACAACCTGGTCCTGCGCGAAGTGCGGGAGCTGATCTACGAGAACCAGCTCGACCCCAACGTGCCGCAAGGTTGGTGGTACCCGCTCCAGGTCGGCATCCTGAACCCGGCGGGGCTGAGGCATGTCGTTGCCAACGCCAACCTTCCGCCCGCGCCGCCAACCCGGGCCGAGTACAACGTCGCCACCGCCGGTTTCGGCGTGACCTACCAGGTCGACCTGTTTGGAGCCCTCGGTGCGCAGCGGCGCGCGGGATTGAACTTCGCCGAGCAGCAGCGGCAGCTCACCGAGGGCCGCGTCCAGGACCTCGCGGTGCGGATCACCCAGATCTGGTTCGACATCCTCGAGGCCCGCGCGCTCCGGGACCTCACGCTGCGCCAGATCGACTACAACAAGGAACTGCTCCTGCTGATTCGAGCGCGGTTCGAGCAGCACCTCACGCCCCGGCTCGTGGTGCTGCAGCAGGAGCAGTTGCTGGTGAACCTCGAATCGCAGGTGCCGCTGATCGCTACCCGGAACGCGCTCTTGAATTCGGAGCTGAAGGCGCTGCTGGGCCGGGTACCAACCCCCGCCGACGACGTCATTCCACTCGATCGACAGCTTCCCGATCTCCCGCCCCCACCGAAACTCGGAACGCCAGGCGACCTGAACGTGAACACGCCCGAGATGCGGCTCGCGGAGCTTCGCGTCGCCGAGGTCGAGCACCGCATCAACGCGAACCTGGCGAGCTGGCTTCCGACGATTCAACTGGTGGGCAACGTGGGCGCTTTGAAGGTCGGCCTCTCGGAGCCGGCCCTGGCCGAGTCCGTCGTCGGGGTGAACCTGACCTGGGCCCTGTTCGATGGAAGGCGCGTCACCGAGTACATGCGACTGCCGATCCAGCTCCAGCGTCGCGAAATCCAATACCAGCTCGCGCTGCACACCGCGATTGGACGGGTGCAGGATGCCGTGGTTCGGGAGGAGAACGAGGCGACGAGCCTGCGCAGCCTGCGTGCGCAGGTCCAGCTCGGGCGGCAGCTCCTGGACGAGGCGAGGCGGCTCTTCGAGCAGGGGCATTCGGACTATCTGACGGTGCTCACCGCCCTGACGAATCTGGTCGGGCTCGAGCGCGCAAGTCTGCAAGCGCAACGGCTGCTGCTCAACCATCGCGTCGAGGTCTATCGCTCGCTCGGCGGCACCTGGTCGCGCGACGTCACACTGAAGCGGGAGTGA
- a CDS encoding phosphotransferase enzyme family protein, producing the protein MHPELVRRFHEPIRDEAARRYGLSPEQLTELTAFENFVYEAENDDGEGLILRISHSTRRTIDYTLGEVEFVRYLAAARIPIASPILSESGQFVERIEDREPGSYFVATAFERAPGIVFDDAPPLKERYWKPPLFRDMGRLFARLHNRAQTYAPSSPRLKRQEWHEYDVVDIDRFAPPEEKLVRERTAAIIARLNRLPRTPESYGLIHADLHMHNFCFAEGKITAFDFDNCEYAWFVKDIAVLLFYIARGEAREARDEAVASFLGPFLEGYRELRRMEREWLAAVPDLLALQRSMNYALFHQYRDPAVLDESTLDRWGRFRRDIEADTPILQIDFNV; encoded by the coding sequence ATGCATCCAGAGCTTGTCCGCCGCTTCCACGAACCGATTCGCGATGAGGCTGCGCGCCGGTATGGCCTGTCGCCCGAGCAGCTCACCGAGCTCACGGCCTTCGAGAACTTCGTCTACGAGGCGGAGAACGACGACGGCGAAGGCCTTATCTTGCGCATCTCGCACAGTACGCGGCGAACGATCGACTACACGCTGGGTGAGGTCGAGTTCGTTCGCTATCTGGCCGCCGCGCGCATTCCAATCGCCTCGCCGATCCTCTCCGAGTCGGGGCAGTTCGTGGAGCGGATCGAAGACCGCGAGCCCGGCAGCTACTTCGTCGCCACCGCGTTCGAGCGCGCGCCGGGCATCGTCTTCGACGACGCGCCTCCGCTCAAGGAGCGCTACTGGAAGCCCCCCCTGTTCCGCGACATGGGCCGGCTGTTCGCGCGGCTCCACAACCGCGCCCAGACCTACGCGCCTTCGAGCCCCAGGCTCAAGCGCCAGGAATGGCATGAGTACGACGTGGTCGACATCGACCGGTTCGCGCCCCCCGAGGAGAAGCTCGTTCGCGAGCGCACCGCGGCGATCATCGCGCGATTGAACCGGCTACCGCGAACACCGGAGAGCTACGGGCTGATCCACGCCGATCTCCACATGCACAACTTCTGCTTCGCCGAAGGGAAGATCACCGCGTTCGACTTCGACAACTGCGAGTACGCGTGGTTCGTCAAGGACATCGCGGTACTCCTCTTCTACATCGCGCGAGGCGAGGCTCGAGAGGCGCGCGACGAAGCGGTCGCTTCGTTCCTGGGGCCGTTCCTCGAAGGGTATCGGGAGCTCCGACGGATGGAGCGCGAGTGGCTCGCGGCCGTGCCGGACCTGCTCGCGCTCCAGCGCTCGATGAATTACGCGCTGTTCCACCAGTATCGCGACCCGGCCGTGCTCGACGAGAGCACGCTCGACCGGTGGGGGCGGTTCCGGCGCGACATCGAAGCGGACACACCCATCCTGCAGATTGATTTCAACGTATAA
- a CDS encoding transposase, with protein MHRDRDKLYSEGIRATLIHLGIREVPSAARCPWQNPYAERVIGSIRRELLDHVVVLNEAHARRLLREYQRYYNASRTHLSLGKDAPETREVQGSEHGAKVIELREVFGLHHRYERRAA; from the coding sequence TTGCACCGAGATAGGGACAAGCTCTACTCCGAGGGCATTCGCGCCACGCTTATCCATTTGGGGATTCGCGAGGTGCCGAGTGCCGCACGGTGTCCGTGGCAGAATCCCTATGCGGAGAGAGTCATCGGCTCGATACGTAGGGAGCTGCTGGACCATGTCGTCGTCCTGAACGAAGCCCACGCTCGGCGCCTGCTGCGCGAGTACCAGCGCTACTACAACGCGAGCCGGACGCACCTGTCGCTCGGGAAAGATGCGCCTGAGACGCGTGAGGTTCAGGGCTCGGAGCACGGCGCCAAGGTGATAGAGCTACGGGAAGTCTTCGGGCTCCACCACCGGTACGAGCGCCGCGCTGCGTAG
- a CDS encoding serine/threonine protein kinase, whose amino-acid sequence MDIRPGAVLEGPDGKLVKIEAILGQGGFGQVFAGRLPDGTQVAVKTLLTAALRDDELRVLQNEVKHAVGIEHPNVIRLLYVNDGGSSGGRPPYFIMEYIEGGSLRTMLERHQESGSRFTIDELRALYLQIAEGMCAVNKRVVHRDLKPENVLVAAGEAQLKIADFGLAKLAGAATRSASFKGWGTPPYQAPEAFEDGPNTPAMDVYAAGVMFFELATLEWPIEPKSGDRGPLAWRNAHLLTAPKDIRKLRPEMPHELVQLIAQMMQKDPARRPPSWLDVKERLIGGRHVSGGPDVSALLSKVTSTYIQATEREARAREAAERSKERQALLEQAFGEPVEILRGLVDALNNVTSVGKLTLRVLGPLHVEVKPQSGHVRLILEGQIIDDLDTKSSNGVARVIGSARLDPTPSVKNREEIYRNQDSFGSFSLVYFVSSASERFGRWTQIRFEINPLMREVSYPRWFAVDFRDLSHQLKVLNAMGRYQHERCPVSDEWFKALLIQIL is encoded by the coding sequence ATGGACATTAGACCAGGGGCGGTTCTCGAAGGGCCTGATGGGAAACTTGTTAAAATTGAGGCAATCCTGGGGCAAGGAGGCTTTGGGCAAGTCTTTGCGGGACGACTGCCAGACGGCACGCAAGTCGCCGTGAAAACTCTGCTTACCGCTGCCCTTCGGGATGATGAGCTTCGCGTGCTTCAAAACGAAGTTAAGCACGCCGTAGGTATCGAACACCCGAATGTTATTCGTTTACTCTATGTGAACGATGGTGGCTCTTCAGGGGGGAGACCACCATACTTCATCATGGAATACATCGAAGGCGGATCGCTACGGACGATGCTGGAGCGTCATCAGGAATCGGGCTCAAGATTCACTATTGATGAGCTACGGGCGCTGTATCTGCAGATTGCTGAAGGCATGTGCGCTGTGAATAAGCGAGTCGTACATCGGGACCTAAAGCCCGAAAATGTTCTTGTCGCAGCGGGGGAGGCGCAGTTGAAAATTGCCGACTTTGGGCTCGCAAAGCTCGCTGGCGCTGCGACGCGGTCGGCTTCGTTTAAGGGTTGGGGTACCCCTCCATACCAGGCCCCCGAGGCATTTGAGGATGGGCCGAACACGCCTGCGATGGATGTCTACGCTGCTGGCGTCATGTTTTTTGAGCTCGCAACACTTGAGTGGCCGATTGAGCCGAAGAGCGGGGACCGTGGTCCGCTTGCATGGCGGAACGCGCACCTTTTGACTGCGCCAAAAGACATTCGCAAGTTGCGCCCAGAAATGCCGCATGAATTGGTCCAACTTATTGCTCAGATGATGCAGAAGGATCCTGCGAGACGGCCACCTTCGTGGCTTGATGTCAAGGAGCGCCTCATCGGAGGGCGACACGTCTCAGGGGGACCTGATGTCAGTGCCCTCCTGAGCAAGGTGACGTCGACATACATTCAGGCGACCGAGAGAGAGGCACGTGCGCGTGAAGCGGCCGAACGCTCAAAAGAGCGGCAGGCGCTGCTAGAGCAGGCATTTGGCGAGCCGGTCGAGATCCTTCGAGGCTTGGTAGATGCGCTAAACAATGTCACGTCCGTAGGAAAGCTAACGCTGAGAGTTCTGGGACCTCTTCACGTTGAGGTGAAGCCTCAGTCCGGTCATGTACGGCTCATTCTAGAGGGGCAGATTATCGACGACTTAGACACCAAGTCTTCTAATGGGGTGGCCCGTGTCATAGGTAGCGCCAGGCTTGACCCTACTCCCAGTGTGAAGAACCGTGAGGAGATCTACCGAAATCAAGATAGCTTTGGGAGTTTCAGTCTTGTGTATTTTGTGTCGAGTGCGTCTGAGCGATTCGGCAGGTGGACCCAGATTCGCTTCGAGATTAATCCGTTGATGCGTGAGGTTTCGTATCCAAGGTGGTTTGCCGTTGATTTTCGGGATCTGTCGCATCAGTTGAAGGTTCTTAATGCGATGGGGAGGTATCAGCATGAGAGGTGTCCTGTTAGTGATGAGTGGTTTAAGGCGTTGCTTATTCAGATCTTGTGA
- a CDS encoding DDE-type integrase/transposase/recombinase — protein sequence MQLPGAAPIEWLTDNGTAYTAHETCEFGASQGLLIRTTPAYSPGSSGMAESFVKSFKRGYVHLAHLDSAEVVLKQFPPLVQRLQLRAPRTWG from the coding sequence ATGCAGCTACCTGGCGCCGCCCCCATCGAGTGGCTCACCGACAACGGGACAGCCTACACGGCCCACGAGACGTGCGAATTCGGGGCCAGCCAGGGGCTCCTCATCCGCACCACCCCGGCCTACTCACCCGGAAGCAGCGGCATGGCCGAGTCCTTCGTGAAGAGCTTCAAGCGCGGCTACGTACACCTGGCCCACCTGGATAGCGCCGAGGTGGTCCTCAAGCAGTTCCCCCCGCTGGTTCAACGACTACAACTCCGTGCCCCCCGCACATGGGGCTGA
- the istB gene encoding IS21-like element helper ATPase IstB codes for MNLVEITRALTTLRLSGMAQAVEARILQAQAEKLAPLDFLSALVNDELTRRSDSFIQRRLKQGAFRDAGKTLDGFDFDFNKKMNRRLVFELATGGFVERREDALFLGPPGTGKSHIAQALGRAVIQSQGHRVLYREAHHLLEELAEASLEGTRRQKLDALTGAPLLIIDDLGMRKLPATAAEDLLELIMRRYEKASTLITSNRPVEDWGKLLGDNAAVAAMLDRLLHHAHVVQFGPRSWRTKGAMELRTSESAG; via the coding sequence ATGAATCTCGTCGAAATCACCCGCGCCCTCACCACCTTGCGCCTGTCCGGCATGGCCCAGGCCGTCGAGGCCCGCATCCTCCAGGCGCAAGCCGAGAAGCTCGCTCCACTCGACTTCCTCTCCGCCCTCGTCAACGACGAGTTGACTCGCAGAAGCGACAGCTTCATCCAACGCCGCCTCAAGCAGGGCGCCTTCCGCGACGCGGGCAAGACGCTCGACGGCTTCGACTTCGACTTCAACAAGAAGATGAATCGCCGCCTCGTCTTCGAGCTGGCCACCGGCGGCTTCGTGGAGCGGCGCGAGGACGCGCTCTTCCTTGGCCCTCCAGGCACCGGCAAGAGTCACATCGCCCAGGCCCTCGGCCGCGCCGTCATCCAGTCCCAGGGCCATCGCGTCCTCTACCGCGAGGCGCACCACCTGCTCGAGGAGCTCGCCGAAGCAAGCCTCGAAGGCACCCGACGCCAGAAGCTCGATGCGCTCACCGGCGCGCCTCTGCTCATCATCGATGACCTCGGCATGCGCAAGCTGCCGGCCACCGCCGCCGAGGACCTGCTCGAGCTCATCATGCGCCGCTACGAGAAGGCTTCCACCCTCATCACCTCCAACCGGCCAGTGGAGGACTGGGGGAAGCTCTTGGGGGACAACGCCGCCGTGGCCGCCATGCTCGACCGTCTGCTGCACCATGCCCACGTCGTCCAATTCGGTCCCCGCAGCTGGCGCACCAAGGGGGCCATGGAGTTGCGGACCTCCGAGTCCGCGGGGTAG
- the istA gene encoding IS21 family transposase: MGNVLSDEKKQQVIALGRLGWSLRRIEDATGVRRETASGYLKAAGVGIRPPRRWGKSKPANEGTTEASEPEAEAAGAKPANEGTTDSMPRSRAGVRHVSASIVAPYVELVRQRLEVGRNGRAIYEELVDTQGYTGSYISVRRFVRALRDSQGPEAKAVIHTTPGEEAQVDYGEGPMVRHPETGKYRRTRMFVMTLGYSRKSVRLLCWKSSSRAWAQLHEEAFRRLGGVTRTVVLDNLREGVLSPDVYEPALNPLFRDVLAHYGATALPARVRHPDRKGKVESAVGHAQRTPLKGLRFESLEAAQVYLDAWEAKWADTRIHGTTKRQVAAMFGEERPWLLALPVEPFRYYAYGERVVHLDGHVEVDGAYYSVPPGHIGRKLHVQWDSLHVRLLLPATGQLLREHTRAPRGHHRTREEDRPSHAPRTTVQLLERAARAGRGVAALCAEVHRREGEVGTRRILGVLSLVKKHGAAALDDACEVALEVGVPTYRFVRRYLERRTPTPVTLRQVDPLIRELTHYRDVIVRLTQPTPHPGDTET; the protein is encoded by the coding sequence ATGGGCAACGTCTTGAGCGACGAGAAGAAGCAGCAGGTCATCGCCCTGGGGCGGTTGGGTTGGAGTCTGAGACGTATCGAGGATGCGACGGGGGTGCGCCGTGAGACGGCCAGCGGCTACCTGAAGGCCGCGGGCGTGGGCATCCGTCCACCGCGCCGGTGGGGCAAGTCAAAACCGGCCAATGAGGGGACCACCGAGGCGAGTGAGCCGGAGGCCGAGGCCGCCGGAGCAAAACCGGCCAATGAGGGGACCACCGACTCCATGCCGCGCAGCCGAGCCGGAGTCCGGCACGTATCGGCGAGCATCGTCGCGCCCTACGTCGAGCTGGTGCGGCAGCGGCTGGAGGTGGGCCGCAACGGGCGCGCCATCTACGAGGAGCTCGTCGACACGCAGGGCTACACGGGCAGCTACATTAGCGTGCGCCGCTTCGTCCGGGCGTTGCGCGACAGCCAGGGCCCGGAGGCCAAGGCCGTCATCCACACAACGCCGGGCGAGGAAGCGCAGGTGGACTATGGGGAGGGGCCCATGGTGCGCCACCCGGAGACGGGGAAATACCGGCGCACGCGCATGTTCGTCATGACGCTGGGCTACAGCCGCAAGTCAGTGCGGCTGTTGTGCTGGAAGTCCTCCAGCCGCGCGTGGGCGCAGTTGCACGAGGAGGCCTTCCGGCGGCTGGGAGGCGTGACGCGCACGGTGGTGCTGGACAACCTGCGTGAGGGGGTGCTTTCGCCCGACGTCTACGAGCCGGCCCTCAATCCGCTCTTCCGGGACGTGCTGGCCCACTACGGGGCCACGGCCCTGCCGGCCCGAGTCCGCCACCCGGACAGGAAGGGGAAGGTGGAGTCTGCGGTGGGCCACGCGCAGCGCACGCCGCTGAAGGGCCTGCGCTTCGAGTCGCTGGAGGCCGCCCAGGTCTACCTCGACGCGTGGGAGGCGAAGTGGGCGGACACCCGAATCCACGGCACCACCAAGCGCCAGGTGGCCGCCATGTTCGGCGAGGAGCGCCCATGGCTGCTGGCCCTGCCCGTGGAGCCCTTCCGCTACTACGCCTACGGTGAGCGAGTGGTGCACCTGGACGGGCACGTCGAGGTGGACGGCGCGTACTACTCGGTGCCCCCGGGACACATCGGCCGCAAGCTGCACGTGCAGTGGGACAGCCTCCACGTCCGCCTGCTGCTGCCCGCTACGGGGCAACTGCTCCGGGAGCACACCCGGGCCCCTCGCGGCCACCACCGCACACGCGAGGAGGACAGGCCTTCCCACGCGCCGCGCACCACCGTGCAACTTCTCGAGCGCGCCGCCAGGGCCGGACGCGGCGTCGCCGCCCTTTGCGCCGAGGTGCACCGCCGAGAAGGAGAGGTGGGCACCCGCCGCATCCTGGGCGTGCTGTCCCTGGTGAAGAAGCACGGCGCCGCTGCCCTGGACGACGCCTGCGAGGTGGCTCTCGAGGTGGGCGTCCCCACCTACCGCTTCGTGCGCCGCTACCTCGAAAGACGCACGCCCACTCCCGTCACCCTGCGCCAGGTCGACCCGCTCATCCGCGAGCTCACCCACTACCGCGACGTCATCGTCCGTCTGACTCAACCCACCCCTCACCCAGGAGACACCGAGACATGA
- a CDS encoding transposase, producing MKPRLFLADSGYGIEVEFREELTRGGLPYVVGIRGDCVVWPPGFAPPPIPPKPVGMSGPARTRYRYGEAKPVAVEKLAAGLPRTAWTSVSWREGAKGARSSRFAALRVRTAHRHHLGLAPGDEQWLLCEWPRREKAPTKFHLSTLPADTLSGHPKPANEGPLKTGQWGGPRR from the coding sequence GTGAAGCCGCGCCTGTTCCTCGCAGACTCGGGGTACGGAATCGAGGTCGAGTTCCGTGAGGAACTCACACGCGGTGGGCTGCCGTACGTTGTCGGCATTCGAGGCGACTGTGTCGTCTGGCCTCCGGGATTCGCGCCCCCACCCATCCCTCCGAAGCCAGTGGGAATGAGTGGGCCAGCGCGCACGCGCTACCGCTATGGCGAGGCGAAGCCCGTTGCCGTCGAGAAGCTGGCCGCGGGCCTGCCGCGAACAGCCTGGACGTCGGTCAGTTGGCGCGAAGGCGCCAAGGGTGCGCGGAGCTCACGCTTCGCGGCCCTGCGCGTCCGTACCGCCCACCGCCACCATCTGGGACTGGCCCCAGGCGACGAGCAGTGGCTGCTGTGCGAATGGCCCAGGCGCGAGAAAGCGCCCACCAAATTTCACCTCTCCACACTGCCTGCGGACACCCTCAGTGGTCACCCAAAACCAGCCAATGAAGGTCCCCTGAAAACCGGCCAATGGGGAGGGCCGAGACGTTGA